In Bacillus cereus ATCC 14579, a single window of DNA contains:
- a CDS encoding DoxX family protein: MNQHIGNLIIRIVLGVTFFMHGLTKFQSGIDNIAGWFTSIGLPGGLAYGVATFELVGGLLLILGLGVRYIGLLFALVMVGAIVKVKWSAGLLGDGKNPGFELELALLAMGAYLFVAKADGFVDNFLKEKMSKKN, from the coding sequence ATGAATCAACATATTGGTAACTTAATTATTCGTATCGTGTTAGGGGTAACATTTTTCATGCACGGTTTAACAAAATTCCAATCAGGAATTGACAATATTGCAGGGTGGTTTACAAGCATTGGTTTACCAGGAGGACTTGCATACGGTGTAGCAACATTTGAATTAGTTGGAGGCCTATTATTAATTCTAGGTTTAGGTGTAAGATATATTGGATTATTATTTGCACTTGTTATGGTTGGAGCAATCGTAAAAGTGAAATGGTCAGCTGGTTTATTGGGAGATGGAAAAAATCCTGGTTTCGAATTAGAACTTGCATTATTAGCAATGGGTGCATATTTATTTGTTGCAAAAGCTGATGGTTTTGTAGATAATTTCTTAAAAGAAAAAATGTCAAAGAAGAACTAA
- a CDS encoding helix-turn-helix domain-containing protein, whose amino-acid sequence MNIGSAIREIRQRRGITIAQICEGTGLSKGFMSQVENNKTSPSISTLETISNFLNVPLPYLLLEQKDRLKIVKKEERKYSVYGKDEQRIEHVAEQGGLRLSLVEIPTGFPKENSPNAHEGEECHLVLRGKLEVQHGEDIAIVEEGDSFSWNACVPHIVRNIGEETALLLISSYAENRQRVY is encoded by the coding sequence ATGAATATTGGTTCTGCAATACGTGAAATTCGTCAACGTAGGGGCATAACAATCGCACAAATTTGTGAGGGAACAGGTCTTTCTAAAGGATTTATGAGTCAGGTTGAAAATAATAAAACATCACCATCTATCTCAACTTTAGAAACGATCTCCAATTTTTTAAACGTTCCCCTTCCCTATTTATTGTTAGAGCAAAAAGATCGATTAAAAATTGTCAAAAAAGAAGAACGGAAATACAGTGTATACGGCAAAGATGAGCAAAGAATTGAACATGTTGCGGAGCAAGGGGGCCTTCGCCTATCTTTAGTAGAAATCCCTACTGGATTCCCGAAAGAAAATTCACCAAATGCCCATGAAGGGGAAGAATGTCACCTTGTATTACGCGGAAAATTAGAAGTTCAGCACGGTGAGGATATTGCAATTGTAGAAGAAGGTGATTCTTTCTCATGGAATGCATGCGTTCCTCATATTGTTCGTAATATAGGAGAAGAAACTGCATTATTACTCATCTCTAGTTATGCAGAAAATCGACAACGTGTTTACTAA
- a CDS encoding MaoC/PaaZ C-terminal domain-containing protein — MSVKAGDVFKYERRFTEEEVFEFANITGDKGRHHVEYDENGRLMVHGLLTASIGTKVGEELHYIARELVSEFIRPVFTGDTITCELTLTNVEQMEGYKKVSIESVYRNQHEKTVLVGTSYGIIRG; from the coding sequence ATGAGTGTAAAAGCTGGGGATGTATTTAAATATGAAAGAAGATTTACTGAGGAAGAAGTTTTTGAATTTGCAAATATTACCGGTGATAAAGGTAGACACCATGTGGAATACGATGAAAATGGAAGATTAATGGTTCATGGTTTATTGACTGCTAGCATTGGAACGAAAGTGGGAGAAGAGTTACATTACATAGCAAGAGAATTAGTAAGTGAGTTTATTAGACCAGTTTTCACAGGAGATACGATCACTTGTGAACTAACTTTAACAAATGTTGAGCAAATGGAAGGCTATAAAAAAGTTTCAATCGAGTCAGTTTATCGCAATCAGCATGAAAAGACTGTACTAGTTGGGACAAGTTATGGAATTATAAGGGGATAA
- a CDS encoding GNAT family N-acetyltransferase: MYIYHNGLIIREGTSSVPAYAIKALFEDAGWSNDNIPSWQIEKFTIAFENSTWAFTIWDEEEMIAMVRVISDGIMIANIVNLVVKCEYRGKGLGKKLVALCLQKLPHGDWFAHTSANNFDFYRSCGFEVRELSRNGTCAYYGYQVAKRDGHR; encoded by the coding sequence ATGTACATTTATCATAATGGACTTATTATTCGTGAGGGAACGAGTAGTGTACCAGCATATGCAATTAAAGCTTTATTTGAAGATGCCGGTTGGAGTAATGATAATATCCCTTCTTGGCAAATTGAAAAATTTACGATAGCATTCGAAAATTCAACATGGGCTTTCACAATTTGGGATGAGGAAGAGATGATTGCGATGGTTAGAGTCATTTCTGATGGAATTATGATTGCGAACATAGTAAATTTAGTTGTGAAGTGTGAATATAGAGGGAAGGGATTAGGTAAGAAGCTTGTAGCTCTTTGCCTGCAAAAACTTCCCCACGGTGATTGGTTTGCGCATACATCAGCGAACAATTTTGATTTTTATAGAAGTTGTGGATTTGAAGTTAGAGAGCTATCGAGAAATGGAACATGTGCGTATTATGGATACCAAGTCGCGAAAAGAGATGGTCACCGATAA
- a CDS encoding GNAT family N-acetyltransferase — MKNKLVERSASMFHTERLQIRKYTMDDLQFYASLWGNEKVMRYIGNGTLKTYMQCKKSLEEWVIPSYKNGLGLFVLIEKETGTRIGHAGLVKQKIDGKEEIEIGYWLLPQYWGKGYAKEAAAAFRDYGFQALRMNKLISLINPNHPASIFVARKTGLSYEKTTSFHGIDALVYSIKRVG, encoded by the coding sequence ATGAAGAATAAATTAGTGGAAAGGAGTGCCAGCATGTTTCATACAGAACGTTTACAAATTCGCAAATATACAATGGATGATTTACAGTTCTACGCTTCACTATGGGGGAACGAGAAGGTAATGCGTTATATTGGAAATGGGACATTAAAAACATATATGCAGTGTAAAAAAAGTCTGGAGGAATGGGTGATTCCTAGCTATAAAAACGGTCTCGGTTTATTTGTATTGATTGAAAAGGAAACGGGAACAAGAATTGGTCATGCAGGGCTGGTAAAGCAGAAAATAGATGGAAAAGAGGAAATTGAAATTGGTTATTGGTTACTTCCTCAGTATTGGGGAAAAGGGTATGCAAAAGAAGCGGCGGCAGCATTTCGTGACTATGGTTTCCAAGCATTACGAATGAATAAATTAATTTCTCTTATTAATCCGAATCATCCTGCCTCAATATTTGTTGCTAGAAAAACTGGGCTCAGCTACGAGAAAACAACGTCATTTCATGGAATCGATGCTCTAGTTTATTCTATTAAGCGTGTTGGATGA
- a CDS encoding ankyrin repeat domain-containing protein, whose product MQTEERITTELVREFVMAAHGDLEKVQELLVESPSLLHASYNWGGSDWESALGASAHVGRKDIALYLLEKGARMDIFAAAMLGELEVVQAILVAQPEALRASGPHGISLLQHARMGGEKSKRVYDYLAILS is encoded by the coding sequence ATGCAAACAGAAGAGCGTATTACCACTGAATTAGTAAGAGAATTTGTTATGGCAGCTCACGGGGATTTAGAGAAAGTACAAGAGCTATTGGTTGAATCACCAAGCTTACTTCACGCCTCTTATAATTGGGGTGGATCAGATTGGGAAAGTGCGTTAGGCGCATCGGCACATGTAGGTCGTAAAGATATTGCTCTTTATTTACTAGAAAAGGGTGCTCGGATGGATATTTTTGCAGCAGCTATGCTTGGTGAATTAGAAGTTGTACAAGCTATTTTAGTAGCTCAACCAGAAGCATTGCGTGCATCTGGCCCTCATGGTATTTCTCTTCTTCAACATGCACGAATGGGTGGAGAGAAATCTAAGCGTGTATATGATTATCTAGCAATACTATCTTAA
- a CDS encoding ABC transporter ATP-binding protein, whose translation MISVNKVFYAHSERFQMQNMNVHIKVGEIVSLIGPNGSGKSTLLRLIARLLKQSEGDIILDGKNIHMMKSADVAKQLAMLPQMHDHQLDLTVKELIEFGRGPHKSWSSRLNKEDEEIVDWALSVTNLEGYEYRLLHSLSGGERQRAWIAMTLAQRTNVLLLDEPTTFLDIVHQLEVMELVKRLNEEFGMTIIMVLHDINQAAQYSDRLLVLKRGKIQYDGIPEEVLCHEMFQHVFGIDVDIFQGSDKPFFTPKRISKRGEERCKQKSVLPLN comes from the coding sequence GTGATTTCCGTTAACAAAGTGTTTTACGCACACTCTGAAAGATTTCAAATGCAAAATATGAATGTACATATTAAGGTTGGAGAAATCGTTAGTTTAATTGGTCCGAATGGATCGGGAAAATCTACTTTGCTTCGTTTAATAGCAAGGCTACTGAAACAAAGCGAAGGGGACATCATTTTAGATGGGAAAAATATTCATATGATGAAGAGTGCTGATGTAGCGAAGCAATTAGCAATGTTACCACAAATGCATGATCATCAATTAGATTTAACAGTGAAAGAACTAATTGAGTTCGGAAGAGGTCCACATAAATCATGGAGTAGCCGCTTAAATAAAGAAGATGAAGAAATTGTTGATTGGGCATTGTCTGTTACAAATCTTGAAGGGTATGAATATCGTCTTTTACATTCTTTATCAGGAGGGGAACGGCAACGTGCTTGGATTGCGATGACGCTAGCGCAACGTACAAATGTCTTATTATTGGATGAACCAACAACCTTTTTAGATATCGTTCACCAGTTGGAAGTAATGGAACTTGTGAAACGATTAAATGAGGAGTTTGGAATGACAATTATAATGGTTTTACATGACATTAACCAAGCTGCTCAATATAGTGATCGTTTACTTGTATTAAAGCGAGGAAAGATTCAGTATGATGGTATACCAGAAGAAGTACTATGCCATGAAATGTTTCAACATGTATTTGGCATAGATGTAGATATTTTTCAGGGAAGTGACAAGCCTTTTTTTACACCGAAACGAATTTCTAAAAGGGGAGAAGAGCGATGCAAACAGAAGAGCGTATTACCACTGAATTAG
- a CDS encoding FecCD family ABC transporter permease: MESSEVVREKEHPFAKKRWIIAVTLVILTILGLLYGLFAGSLSFSIRDILTGIQEEGSTVHRIVWDLRIPRVLIGFIVGTCLAASGTLLQGVMRNPLADPGIIGVSSGAGLVAIVIMILFPQHLAFLPLGAFLGAFITAMVIYALSWQKGAPPSRIVLVGVSINALIGAATSALMLLHSDKVQSVLPWLAGGIGGVSWAHLNMIIYYAIFAIILAFFGIKHIRVLMLGDEMAKLLGHNVEKSRFYLIVVSTLLAGIAVSVSGLIGFVGLVVPHMLRLLVGNDYRYLLPLSCLGGGVLLVFADAIARSWFDPIELPVGILLSFLGGPFFLYLIHRGGKQSDFR; the protein is encoded by the coding sequence ATGGAAAGTAGTGAAGTAGTAAGAGAAAAGGAACATCCTTTTGCGAAAAAAAGATGGATAATAGCAGTTACTTTAGTTATATTAACAATCCTAGGTCTCTTGTACGGTCTTTTCGCAGGAAGTTTATCCTTTTCTATACGAGATATTTTAACAGGTATACAAGAGGAAGGTTCGACAGTTCATCGAATTGTATGGGATCTTCGCATACCGAGAGTGCTTATTGGGTTTATAGTAGGAACATGTTTAGCTGCATCTGGTACACTGCTACAAGGGGTTATGAGAAACCCTCTTGCAGATCCTGGTATTATCGGAGTTTCATCTGGAGCAGGCCTTGTAGCAATTGTCATCATGATTTTATTCCCACAGCATCTAGCTTTTTTACCACTAGGGGCGTTTTTAGGAGCTTTCATAACAGCGATGGTTATTTATGCTTTATCATGGCAAAAAGGGGCACCACCTTCAAGAATCGTCTTAGTAGGGGTGTCGATCAATGCATTAATTGGTGCAGCAACGTCAGCATTAATGTTATTACATAGTGACAAAGTACAATCGGTGTTACCGTGGTTAGCGGGCGGTATTGGTGGTGTAAGTTGGGCACATTTAAACATGATTATTTATTATGCAATATTCGCCATTATATTAGCTTTCTTTGGTATTAAGCATATTCGAGTGTTAATGCTTGGAGATGAAATGGCAAAGTTATTAGGACATAATGTGGAAAAAAGTCGGTTTTATTTAATCGTAGTAAGTACATTATTAGCTGGAATTGCAGTAAGTGTGTCTGGTCTTATTGGATTTGTCGGTCTTGTCGTACCACATATGCTACGTTTATTAGTTGGAAATGATTATAGATATTTGCTACCTTTATCATGCCTTGGCGGCGGGGTATTACTTGTTTTTGCGGATGCAATAGCTCGAAGTTGGTTTGACCCAATCGAATTGCCTGTTGGTATTTTACTGTCCTTCTTAGGTGGTCCGTTCTTCTTATATTTAATTCATAGAGGAGGAAAACAAAGTGATTTCCGTTAA
- a CDS encoding ABC transporter substrate-binding protein, translated as MKKSITLFTAILSIFFLLIGCSAKGDEKASATKTEKGKEKIEITDLSGRKVTFDKVPESFATLSMGDMDIIHALGGKIVGRPDTKLTLPEELRKAQVIGNAHQPNFEQIASLKPDVLVANNGFQKNVPTVEGQGTQVIISSANSVQDIQKNIELYGTVMKKEDKAKEINQKMNDQMKKYEKKSDVKALLVYGAPGTYLAALPTSLSGDILEKTGGKNIASDFPETKEYPQYAQLSVERIIEANPDVIYLITHGDPKSVKKAFEGEMMKNEAWKNLEAVKQNRVVILPPDLFGSNPGTKVTEAMDFMYKSIQDVRK; from the coding sequence ATGAAAAAATCTATTACGCTATTTACAGCGATTTTATCTATTTTTTTCTTGTTAATAGGTTGCAGTGCCAAAGGGGACGAAAAAGCGTCTGCAACCAAAACAGAAAAAGGAAAAGAGAAAATCGAAATTACCGACCTATCAGGAAGAAAGGTAACATTCGATAAAGTGCCAGAAAGTTTTGCAACATTAAGTATGGGGGACATGGATATTATTCATGCTTTAGGTGGAAAAATAGTAGGTCGCCCGGATACGAAATTAACTCTTCCAGAGGAGTTAAGGAAAGCACAAGTAATTGGGAATGCACATCAACCGAATTTTGAGCAAATTGCTAGTTTAAAGCCCGATGTACTTGTTGCTAACAATGGATTCCAAAAGAATGTGCCAACGGTTGAAGGACAAGGAACGCAAGTTATCATTTCTTCTGCGAATTCTGTACAAGATATTCAAAAAAATATTGAATTATATGGAACGGTAATGAAGAAAGAAGATAAAGCAAAAGAAATTAATCAAAAAATGAATGATCAAATGAAGAAATATGAGAAAAAGAGCGATGTGAAAGCATTGCTAGTGTATGGCGCACCAGGTACTTATTTAGCGGCATTACCAACATCTTTATCAGGTGATATTTTAGAAAAAACAGGCGGAAAAAATATTGCTTCTGATTTTCCAGAAACGAAAGAATATCCGCAATATGCACAGCTAAGTGTAGAACGTATTATTGAGGCGAATCCAGATGTGATTTATTTAATTACACACGGAGATCCAAAAAGTGTGAAAAAAGCATTCGAAGGCGAAATGATGAAAAATGAAGCGTGGAAAAATTTAGAGGCAGTAAAACAAAACCGCGTAGTTATTTTGCCACCTGATTTATTTGGATCTAATCCTGGTACAAAAGTTACAGAAGCAATGGACTTTATGTATAAAAGTATACAAGATGTAAGGAAATGA
- a CDS encoding YrhC family protein has product MKELKGKIEDYTRFGQILLAVSTLLMVGLLIPNGAKETIQFFVMMGSIVIFLSLSFFFFQRVRVMRDQLEENECE; this is encoded by the coding sequence ATGAAAGAATTAAAAGGAAAAATAGAAGACTATACTCGGTTCGGACAAATTCTTCTCGCTGTAAGTACATTGTTAATGGTTGGCTTGTTGATTCCGAATGGAGCAAAAGAGACAATCCAATTTTTTGTTATGATGGGGAGCATCGTTATATTTTTAAGTTTATCGTTCTTTTTCTTTCAGCGTGTGAGAGTGATGCGTGACCAGCTAGAGGAAAATGAATGTGAATAA
- the adhE gene encoding bifunctional acetaldehyde-CoA/alcohol dehydrogenase, with amino-acid sequence MVVKEKVVNEMQEVKKMIDTLVNNGQQALQALESFTQEEIDNIVHEMALAGVDQHMPLAKLAVEETGRGVYEDKCIKNIFATEYIWHSIKQDKTVGIIHEDSHEEIIEIAEPVGVVAGVTPVTNPTSTTMFKALIAIKTRNPIIFAFHPSAQKCSVAAAKTVYDAAMKAGAPKHCIQWIERPSVEATKQLMNHDGVALVLATGGAGMVKSAYSTGKPALGVGPGNVPCYIEKSAHVKRAVNDLILSKTFDNGMICASEQAIIVDKEIYDDVKTEMIENNCYFVTEEERKKLEKLVINENTCAVNSDIVGKSAQYIADLVGITVPEHTKMLVAEIQGIGAAYPLSREKLSPVLACVKANSLEEGFTYCEEMLNLGGLGHSAVIHSTNKDVQKQFGLRMKACRLIVNAPSSQGGIGDIYNGFIPSLTLGCGSYGKNSVSQNVTATHLLNIKRLANRKKNMQWFKLPPKIYFEKHATAYLANMPNISRAFIVTDPGMVEHGYVDTVAHYLNKHANDVKVEVFFEVEPDPSDETVFKGAEMMRSFKPDVIIALGGGSAMDAAKGMWLFYEHPETTFYGIKQKFLDIRKRTCKYPELGNKAQFVAIPTTSGTGSEVTPFAVITDKKNNIKYPLADYELTPDVAIVDPQFVMTVPPHVTADTGMDVLTHAIEAYVSVMANDYTDGLALKAIDLVFKYLPRAYKDGNDEEAREKMHNASAIAGMAFANAFLGINHSLAHKIGPEFHIPHGRANAILMPHVVRYNAIKPRKHALFPKYEHFVADERYAHIARMLGLPASSAAEGVESLVKAIIELGKSLNINMSIAGQGVDKEQFEEVVGVLAERAFEDQCTTANPKLPLISELKEIYMKAYKGE; translated from the coding sequence ATGGTAGTCAAAGAGAAAGTTGTAAATGAAATGCAGGAAGTAAAAAAGATGATTGATACACTAGTAAATAATGGTCAACAAGCTTTACAAGCATTAGAAAGTTTTACACAAGAGGAAATTGACAACATTGTTCATGAAATGGCATTAGCAGGTGTTGATCAACATATGCCGCTAGCAAAATTGGCAGTTGAAGAAACTGGCCGTGGTGTATATGAAGACAAATGCATTAAAAATATTTTTGCCACTGAATATATTTGGCATAGTATAAAACAAGATAAAACGGTAGGAATTATTCACGAAGATTCTCATGAAGAAATAATAGAAATCGCGGAACCTGTCGGTGTAGTAGCTGGGGTAACACCAGTAACGAATCCAACGTCGACAACAATGTTTAAAGCGTTAATTGCGATAAAAACAAGAAATCCAATTATTTTCGCGTTTCATCCTTCCGCACAAAAATGTTCTGTGGCAGCGGCGAAAACAGTATATGATGCAGCGATGAAAGCTGGTGCACCAAAACACTGTATTCAATGGATTGAAAGACCGTCTGTTGAAGCGACGAAACAATTAATGAACCATGATGGTGTAGCACTCGTTCTAGCAACTGGAGGCGCTGGTATGGTGAAATCAGCTTACTCTACTGGAAAACCAGCGTTAGGCGTTGGGCCTGGTAATGTACCGTGTTATATAGAAAAATCAGCACATGTAAAACGAGCTGTTAATGATTTAATTTTATCGAAAACATTTGATAACGGTATGATTTGTGCATCGGAACAAGCAATCATTGTCGATAAAGAAATCTATGATGATGTTAAAACAGAAATGATTGAAAACAATTGTTACTTTGTAACAGAAGAAGAAAGAAAAAAATTAGAAAAGCTTGTTATAAATGAAAATACATGTGCAGTAAATAGTGATATTGTAGGGAAATCAGCACAGTATATTGCCGATTTAGTTGGGATTACTGTTCCTGAACATACAAAAATGCTTGTAGCTGAAATTCAAGGTATCGGAGCAGCATATCCGTTATCTCGTGAGAAACTGAGTCCAGTATTAGCTTGTGTGAAGGCGAATTCATTAGAAGAAGGATTTACATATTGCGAAGAAATGTTGAACCTAGGTGGTTTAGGACATTCAGCAGTTATCCATTCTACAAATAAAGATGTGCAAAAGCAATTTGGGTTACGTATGAAAGCTTGCCGTCTCATTGTAAATGCACCTTCATCACAAGGTGGAATAGGGGATATATATAATGGATTTATTCCATCACTTACACTTGGTTGTGGTTCATACGGAAAGAATTCAGTTTCCCAAAATGTAACAGCCACTCATTTATTAAATATAAAAAGGCTGGCAAATAGAAAAAAGAATATGCAGTGGTTCAAATTGCCACCAAAAATTTATTTTGAAAAACATGCTACAGCTTATTTAGCAAATATGCCTAACATTTCACGTGCATTTATTGTAACGGACCCTGGAATGGTTGAACATGGCTATGTCGATACAGTCGCGCACTATTTAAACAAGCATGCAAATGATGTGAAAGTTGAAGTTTTCTTTGAGGTCGAACCAGATCCATCAGATGAAACTGTTTTTAAAGGTGCGGAAATGATGAGAAGCTTTAAGCCAGATGTAATTATCGCACTTGGTGGTGGTTCAGCTATGGATGCAGCAAAAGGAATGTGGTTATTCTATGAGCATCCAGAAACGACATTCTATGGCATTAAACAGAAGTTTTTAGATATAAGAAAACGTACATGTAAATATCCGGAATTAGGAAATAAGGCGCAGTTTGTTGCGATTCCAACGACATCAGGAACGGGATCAGAAGTGACACCATTTGCGGTTATTACAGATAAGAAAAATAATATAAAGTATCCGCTTGCAGATTATGAATTAACACCAGATGTAGCAATTGTTGATCCGCAATTTGTAATGACAGTACCACCACATGTAACAGCAGATACTGGTATGGATGTTTTAACACATGCAATTGAGGCGTATGTGTCTGTTATGGCAAATGACTATACAGATGGATTAGCATTAAAAGCTATTGATCTCGTATTCAAATATTTACCGAGAGCATATAAAGATGGAAATGATGAAGAAGCAAGAGAAAAAATGCATAACGCTTCTGCAATTGCAGGTATGGCATTTGCAAATGCTTTCCTCGGTATTAATCACAGCTTAGCACATAAAATTGGACCAGAATTCCATATTCCGCACGGACGCGCAAATGCCATTCTAATGCCGCATGTAGTCCGCTATAATGCTATTAAGCCAAGAAAACACGCATTGTTCCCAAAATATGAGCACTTTGTGGCAGATGAAAGATATGCACATATAGCGAGAATGCTCGGGCTTCCAGCAAGCTCGGCAGCAGAAGGGGTGGAATCACTCGTCAAAGCAATTATTGAGCTTGGAAAAAGCTTAAATATTAATATGAGTATTGCAGGACAAGGAGTAGATAAAGAGCAATTTGAAGAGGTTGTTGGAGTATTAGCAGAAAGAGCTTTTGAAGATCAATGTACAACTGCTAATCCAAAGTTGCCGCTTATTTCAGAACTGAAAGAAATTTATATGAAAGCATATAAAGGTGAATAA